One region of Mesobacillus boroniphilus genomic DNA includes:
- a CDS encoding nuclease-related domain-containing protein codes for MFTKNRYESEELRILKALNKRMDLPDKEKQYFSNLQKGFEGELMFDGYLQRIVIQSYILNDLLFEHNHSHFQIDSLMISQYLTYLFEVKNFEGEYYFDGDTFKKINGNEVKNPLLQLERNVSLLRQFFISIGFKTPIEAYLVFVNPDFTLYQAPLNSRIILPTNLNRFIHQMNNQKSTLNIQHSRLSEKLLSSHLTKSPFTKILPYEYAQLRKGVFCHSCGTVMEEYHGREIICKSCAVKENTKNAMLSCVKEFNVLYPQEKLSTNIIYEWCGGLFPKKTIRQVMKENFIISGYGQWSYYE; via the coding sequence ATGTTTACAAAGAATCGCTATGAATCGGAAGAGTTAAGGATCCTCAAGGCTTTGAACAAGAGGATGGATTTACCAGATAAAGAGAAACAATATTTTTCGAATCTCCAAAAAGGGTTTGAGGGCGAGTTAATGTTTGATGGGTATCTGCAACGAATAGTCATCCAATCATACATCCTTAATGACTTGCTGTTTGAACACAATCATTCACATTTTCAAATTGACTCATTGATGATCTCACAGTATCTCACCTATCTTTTCGAAGTGAAAAATTTTGAAGGAGAGTATTACTTCGACGGTGATACATTTAAGAAAATTAACGGGAACGAAGTTAAGAATCCACTGCTTCAACTTGAAAGGAACGTTTCTCTCTTAAGACAATTTTTCATTAGTATCGGATTTAAAACCCCCATTGAGGCCTACCTCGTTTTTGTCAATCCCGATTTCACTTTGTACCAGGCCCCTCTCAACAGTAGAATCATCCTCCCTACCAACCTTAACCGCTTTATCCACCAAATGAATAACCAGAAGTCTACTTTAAATATTCAACACTCCAGACTGTCTGAAAAATTACTATCATCTCATTTGACGAAATCTCCATTCACTAAAATTCTACCATATGAATATGCACAGCTGCGAAAAGGAGTGTTTTGCCATTCGTGCGGGACGGTTATGGAGGAGTATCACGGTCGGGAAATTATATGCAAATCCTGTGCAGTGAAAGAGAATACGAAGAACGCAATGTTAAGTTGTGTTAAGGAGTTTAACGTCTTATATCCTCAAGAAAAGCTGTCTACTAATATTATCTACGAATGGTGTGGTGGTTTATTTCCGAAGAAAACAATCAGGCAGGTAATGAAGGAAAATTTTATTATTTCGGGTTATGGACAATGGTCCTATTATGAATGA
- a CDS encoding YqxA family protein → MKMFMLKSFMLASLMFISVLFGMQQANEGIHKMKGYEDPEFKSAFSIEEKENGTFETAILGNDVSSHDLEQKRKKLEEMKAFNLFSSIGKQLAGGVSSVIEKTIKLITGK, encoded by the coding sequence ATGAAAATGTTCATGCTTAAAAGCTTTATGCTAGCTTCTTTAATGTTCATATCCGTATTGTTCGGCATGCAACAGGCAAATGAAGGCATCCATAAAATGAAAGGCTACGAAGACCCTGAATTCAAAAGTGCATTTAGCATAGAAGAAAAGGAAAACGGAACCTTCGAAACAGCCATCTTAGGAAATGACGTCTCCAGCCATGACCTGGAACAAAAACGGAAAAAACTAGAAGAAATGAAAGCATTCAATCTCTTCTCATCAATAGGAAAACAACTCGCTGGTGGAGTATCCTCTGTCATCGAGAAAACTATTAAATTGATTACAGGGAAGTGA
- the spoIIP gene encoding stage II sporulation protein P encodes MRFNKRSGIIVAVQGTQVVKAALAFVFFLIGIFSISGAMTSLKPEYRITSDSVNQAANNLNGQLLFSLMGWENHQFLQALPEEYETPKLTNVMFKLSTNISLDDPRSLLGRELPGFSLFDGKILVAGEGTNYTNMPMESAPPVDVLKAEQEAALQNTEDLKSGNPEGSAAPPLSTGDRKAVYIYFTHNRESYLPYLKGVTDPNKAYHSQVNVTKIGDQLKSSLEKRGVGTTVDKTDVMANLSKKGLGFGKAYQESRPVVEAAMAGDRNLQYFIDIHRDGYRKDKTTIQINGKSYAKLAFVIGGEHDNYEKNLALARELHNLLDKKYGKGLSRGIIEKKGASTNGKFNQDLSGNALLIEFGGVDNTFEELNRSADALADVFSEFYWQAEKVDASEQQSTDKK; translated from the coding sequence ATGAGATTTAATAAACGATCTGGAATAATCGTAGCCGTCCAAGGGACTCAAGTAGTAAAAGCCGCATTAGCATTTGTGTTCTTTCTCATTGGGATTTTTTCCATAAGCGGAGCGATGACTTCGCTAAAGCCTGAATACAGAATAACTTCGGATTCCGTTAATCAGGCCGCGAACAATTTGAATGGCCAACTGCTGTTCAGCCTGATGGGGTGGGAAAATCATCAGTTCCTGCAGGCGCTTCCAGAGGAATATGAGACACCGAAGCTAACGAATGTCATGTTCAAGCTTTCTACCAATATTAGTTTGGATGATCCGCGGAGCTTGCTAGGCAGGGAGCTTCCGGGATTCTCACTTTTTGACGGGAAGATTTTAGTCGCCGGAGAAGGAACGAATTATACTAACATGCCAATGGAATCGGCCCCTCCTGTGGATGTATTGAAGGCGGAGCAGGAAGCTGCGCTTCAAAATACGGAAGACCTAAAGTCGGGTAATCCAGAAGGTTCGGCTGCACCTCCGCTATCCACTGGAGACCGTAAAGCCGTCTATATTTACTTTACACATAATAGAGAATCGTACCTTCCTTATCTAAAGGGAGTGACCGACCCGAATAAGGCCTATCATTCACAGGTGAATGTCACGAAAATAGGTGACCAGCTGAAGTCGAGCCTGGAAAAACGGGGAGTCGGAACAACCGTAGATAAGACGGACGTAATGGCCAACCTCAGTAAGAAAGGGCTTGGGTTTGGAAAAGCCTATCAGGAATCCCGTCCTGTTGTGGAAGCTGCGATGGCTGGAGACCGGAATCTTCAATACTTCATCGATATCCATCGAGATGGATACCGCAAAGATAAAACGACAATCCAGATTAACGGCAAGTCTTATGCCAAACTGGCATTTGTCATCGGCGGGGAACATGATAATTACGAAAAAAATCTTGCTCTCGCACGAGAACTGCATAATCTCCTTGATAAGAAGTACGGCAAGGGTTTAAGCAGGGGGATCATCGAGAAAAAGGGTGCCTCGACGAATGGGAAATTCAATCAGGACTTGTCCGGAAATGCACTATTAATAGAATTTGGCGGCGTAGACAACACATTCGAAGAATTGAACAGGTCCGCCGATGCACTTGCAGACGTATTCAGTGAATTCTACTGGCAGGCAGAAAAAGTAGATGCGTCAGAGCAGCAGTCTACTGACAAGAAATAA
- the gpr gene encoding GPR endopeptidase, giving the protein MKEPVDLSMYSIRTDLAVEAREMVLADQAATVHTQENLSHIEGVIIKEKEENDIKISLVEVTAEGEKSLGKKQGQYLTIEVVGIRQQDTELQGKVEKVFANEFAHFIKQSGIKEDASCLVVGLGNWNVTPDALGPLVCENLLVTKHLFDLQPESVEEGYRSVSALSPGVMGLTGIETSDIIFGVVEKTKPDFVIAIDALASRSIERVNSTIQISDTGIHPGSGVGNKRKEISKETLGIPVIAIGVPTVVDAVSITSDTIDFILKHFGKEMREGDKPSRSLVPAGMSFGKRRKLTEEDLPEAEHRQTFLGMIGTLEDEEKRKLIYEVLSPLGHNLMVTPKEVDVFIDDMANLIASGLNSALHTNVDQDNTGMYTH; this is encoded by the coding sequence ATGAAGGAACCAGTAGACTTGAGCATGTATTCAATCAGGACTGACCTGGCTGTGGAAGCGAGGGAGATGGTGCTGGCAGACCAGGCGGCAACCGTCCATACCCAGGAAAATCTCTCCCATATTGAAGGCGTCATTATAAAGGAAAAAGAAGAAAATGATATTAAGATTTCTCTAGTAGAGGTGACGGCTGAAGGCGAAAAAAGTCTTGGCAAAAAACAAGGGCAATATTTGACAATTGAAGTGGTCGGAATCCGCCAGCAGGATACCGAGCTGCAAGGAAAAGTAGAAAAAGTATTCGCAAACGAATTTGCCCATTTTATCAAACAATCTGGGATCAAGGAAGATGCATCCTGCCTTGTTGTTGGTTTGGGGAATTGGAATGTTACACCAGACGCTTTAGGGCCACTTGTATGTGAAAATTTATTGGTAACTAAGCACCTATTCGATCTTCAGCCTGAAAGCGTTGAAGAAGGGTATCGCTCTGTTAGTGCGCTTTCTCCTGGGGTAATGGGGCTAACAGGTATTGAAACCTCTGATATTATTTTTGGCGTCGTGGAGAAAACGAAGCCTGACTTTGTCATTGCCATCGATGCGCTCGCTTCCCGTTCGATCGAAAGAGTCAATTCGACGATCCAGATTTCAGATACAGGTATCCATCCTGGCTCGGGCGTAGGAAATAAAAGGAAGGAAATAAGCAAGGAAACTCTTGGAATACCCGTGATTGCAATTGGGGTTCCTACAGTTGTCGATGCGGTTTCGATTACAAGTGATACGATTGATTTCATTTTAAAACATTTTGGCAAGGAAATGAGAGAAGGCGATAAGCCATCGAGATCTCTCGTGCCGGCGGGAATGAGCTTTGGCAAAAGAAGGAAGCTGACAGAAGAGGACCTGCCTGAAGCAGAACATCGTCAAACCTTTCTTGGAATGATTGGAACACTCGAAGACGAAGAGAAGCGAAAGTTAATTTATGAGGTTCTTTCTCCTTTAGGCCATAACCTGATGGTGACTCCTAAAGAAGTGGATGTGTTCATAGATGACATGGCCAACCTGATTGCCAGCGGCCTCAATTCAGCGCTGCATACGAATGTCGACCAGGATAATACAGGCATGTATACACATTAG
- the rpsT gene encoding 30S ribosomal protein S20 encodes MPNIKSAIKRVKTSEASKAQNITVKSSMRTAVKKAEAAIVNNDTEAKVSFAEAASKLDKAAAKGLIHKNAASRKKARLMKKLNANG; translated from the coding sequence ATGCCAAACATTAAATCTGCAATCAAACGCGTAAAAACTAGTGAAGCGAGCAAAGCTCAAAACATTACTGTTAAATCTTCTATGCGTACAGCAGTTAAAAAAGCAGAAGCAGCAATCGTGAACAACGATACTGAAGCAAAAGTTTCTTTCGCAGAAGCAGCTAGCAAGCTTGACAAAGCAGCAGCTAAAGGTCTTATCCACAAAAACGCAGCTTCCCGCAAAAAAGCTCGTTTAATGAAAAAATTAAACGCTAATGGCTAA
- the holA gene encoding DNA polymerase III subunit delta: MVLDIWKKISKKQVDPVYLMFGTETFLINETRQLLVDNVLDDEEKDFNFSVYDLEETPIEAALEDAETFPFMGEKRLVILQNPVFLTSEKSKGKVEHNLAKLEEYLSQPAPYSIVVFSAPYEKLDERKKVTKELKRKATVIEAKKLSEPETKAWVKERAEVNGAVIENDAIELLLTLAGTNLFMLTSEIDKLALYAGENQPISKEIVDRLTARSLEQNIFSLVDKVVHRNVESALRIYYDLLKQNEEPIKILAVITGQFRLIYQVKELARKGYGQQQIAGTLKIHPFRVKLAAGQAGAFSDEELTRIMKLLADADYQMKTGGMKKEMLIEMILFQINGRK; this comes from the coding sequence GTGGTATTGGACATTTGGAAAAAAATCAGCAAAAAACAGGTGGATCCTGTCTATTTAATGTTTGGAACTGAAACCTTTTTAATAAATGAAACAAGGCAGCTTCTGGTGGACAATGTTTTGGATGACGAAGAAAAAGATTTTAATTTCTCGGTGTACGATTTAGAAGAAACACCAATCGAGGCAGCACTGGAAGACGCTGAAACCTTCCCGTTCATGGGAGAGAAACGGTTGGTCATCCTGCAGAATCCTGTATTTTTGACATCGGAAAAGTCAAAAGGAAAGGTTGAACATAACTTAGCGAAACTAGAGGAATATCTTTCACAGCCTGCCCCCTATTCAATCGTTGTTTTTTCTGCTCCATATGAGAAGCTGGACGAACGAAAGAAAGTGACCAAGGAGTTAAAGCGGAAAGCTACGGTCATCGAAGCCAAGAAGCTGAGTGAACCAGAAACAAAAGCCTGGGTAAAAGAACGTGCTGAGGTAAATGGTGCTGTGATTGAAAATGATGCAATCGAGCTTCTATTGACGCTTGCAGGAACGAATTTGTTCATGCTGACTTCTGAAATCGATAAACTAGCGCTTTATGCCGGAGAAAACCAGCCAATCAGTAAGGAAATTGTCGACCGTCTAACTGCAAGGTCGTTGGAACAAAATATTTTCTCGCTGGTCGACAAGGTTGTACATCGCAATGTTGAGTCTGCCTTAAGAATTTATTATGATCTTTTAAAACAAAATGAAGAACCGATTAAAATCCTTGCAGTTATTACAGGCCAATTCAGGCTGATTTACCAAGTGAAGGAATTGGCACGCAAAGGCTACGGTCAGCAGCAGATTGCGGGAACGTTGAAAATTCACCCATTCAGGGTAAAGCTGGCTGCCGGGCAGGCAGGGGCATTTTCAGATGAAGAATTAACCAGGATTATGAAGCTTCTTGCTGATGCTGATTACCAAATGAAAACAGGCGGCATGAAAAAAGAGATGTTGATTGAAATGATCCTTTTTCAGATAAATGGAAGGAAATAA
- a CDS encoding YqzM family protein, which translates to MNQFEENVQSNRNDAVDSGVGFIVSFGFFATMFIIATVVQLIGS; encoded by the coding sequence GTGAATCAATTCGAAGAGAATGTCCAAAGCAATCGTAATGACGCTGTTGACTCAGGTGTTGGATTCATCGTTTCTTTTGGATTCTTTGCAACAATGTTCATTATTGCGACAGTCGTGCAGTTAATCGGGAGTTAA
- a CDS encoding DNA internalization-related competence protein ComEC/Rec2: MMLNPLRPLKGQLFYLAAVSLLGLLTITENELIYGGLFVLGIALLKKLKKLPSSTLVIMAGCYLIFMAVGYSDSDRLETVYTGVEKNFLLLFDDEIHLDGDLLSAYTKAVPSNEKVVVKYKIKSNTEQQLIQTLLTPGMACSASGVLNSPSPARNPNAFDYKNYLQRNKISWILDVDKLSLETCYKQSDSIVTELKAFRHKEIARIRNTLSEETSALAAALIFGDRNLFNTETERSYQKIGIVHLLAISGLHVGLLTGMIYFICIRVGVTKEKTEILLMSFLPVYTVITGLSPPVVRSAVMLFMLIGSRRFALRMVPLDAVSAAFMIMAFLQPSFIFDTGFQLSFAVSFSLVISAPVILKDFTSFIKQTAAASFIAQVSSLPIILASFYEVSAISIFANLLFVPLFSIVLLPLLLISYIILLILGALPSIYLSFLENLVHHVNFLAIYLSKLPMSTIIIGKLEPFLLIVQMILIPLFFFKWEGFILKKSKPPLWLFAFPILPLIMQIVLPFINPYGQITFLDVGQGDSIFIRMPYNQGNYLIDTGGVLPFEKENWQQRGSAYDPGKKIVVPFLKSSGIRTVDKLILTHGDADHVGGAIALLEEIRVKQLIIPRVSDRSDLEQSIMNIANEEGIDIYLAGMGTGWKTAAGDFFILNPSEITGERNDQSIVLQAAIGGKKWLFTGDLGNEGENSIVRKIKDIDIDVLKVGHHGSKYSSSELFLERTNPDFAVISVGEKNRYGHPGKEVIRRLEERGTQIFRTDEDGAIIYKFKGNSGTFMTQFP; the protein is encoded by the coding sequence ATGATGCTAAATCCGTTAAGGCCTTTAAAAGGGCAGCTGTTTTACCTTGCAGCTGTCTCCTTATTGGGGCTGCTGACTATCACCGAAAATGAGCTCATATACGGGGGATTGTTCGTGCTTGGCATTGCCCTGTTAAAAAAGCTGAAGAAACTCCCCTCCTCCACTCTGGTGATTATGGCGGGTTGCTATCTCATTTTTATGGCTGTGGGGTATTCTGACTCGGATCGCCTTGAAACTGTTTATACCGGGGTCGAAAAAAACTTCCTCCTTTTATTTGATGATGAAATCCACCTGGATGGTGACTTGCTTTCTGCTTACACTAAAGCAGTTCCTTCTAATGAAAAAGTGGTCGTCAAATACAAAATTAAGTCAAATACCGAACAACAATTAATTCAAACACTTCTCACACCTGGAATGGCCTGTTCAGCTTCAGGGGTCCTCAATAGTCCATCACCTGCCCGAAATCCCAATGCATTCGATTACAAAAATTATCTTCAACGGAATAAAATATCCTGGATTTTAGATGTCGATAAATTATCTCTGGAAACATGCTATAAACAATCAGATAGTATAGTCACTGAATTAAAAGCCTTCAGACATAAAGAAATTGCAAGGATAAGAAATACATTGTCAGAGGAAACTTCTGCACTTGCCGCTGCACTTATTTTCGGCGATAGAAATCTCTTCAATACCGAAACAGAACGTTCTTACCAGAAGATAGGGATCGTCCATTTACTGGCAATTTCAGGCCTTCATGTTGGGTTGCTCACAGGTATGATTTATTTTATTTGTATCAGAGTAGGGGTGACGAAGGAAAAGACTGAAATTTTATTAATGTCCTTCTTGCCTGTTTACACAGTTATTACGGGGCTTTCTCCTCCGGTTGTCAGGTCGGCAGTCATGCTGTTCATGTTGATCGGGTCGAGGCGTTTTGCGCTTAGAATGGTGCCACTTGACGCAGTTTCAGCAGCTTTTATGATCATGGCATTTTTACAGCCCAGTTTCATTTTTGATACCGGATTTCAGCTCTCATTCGCTGTCAGCTTCTCCCTGGTGATATCAGCACCTGTTATACTTAAAGATTTTACATCGTTTATAAAACAAACTGCTGCTGCCTCTTTTATAGCTCAGGTCTCAAGTCTCCCAATCATCCTCGCCTCTTTTTATGAAGTCTCTGCCATATCGATTTTCGCCAATCTCCTTTTCGTCCCGCTATTTTCAATTGTATTGCTGCCACTTTTGTTGATTTCTTATATTATTTTGTTGATTTTGGGAGCGTTGCCTTCAATTTATTTATCCTTTCTGGAGAATCTGGTTCATCATGTGAACTTTTTGGCCATATATTTGTCAAAGCTCCCGATGTCGACGATCATCATTGGTAAGCTGGAGCCATTCTTACTGATTGTGCAAATGATTTTGATTCCGCTATTTTTTTTCAAATGGGAAGGTTTTATTTTAAAAAAATCAAAGCCTCCTCTATGGCTATTTGCCTTTCCGATCCTTCCTCTAATCATGCAAATAGTATTGCCGTTTATAAACCCATATGGGCAAATCACCTTCCTCGATGTCGGTCAGGGTGACAGCATCTTCATCAGAATGCCGTATAATCAGGGGAATTATCTTATAGATACAGGAGGTGTCTTGCCATTTGAAAAAGAAAACTGGCAGCAGAGAGGCAGTGCATATGATCCAGGCAAAAAAATCGTTGTTCCATTCTTAAAAAGTTCAGGGATAAGGACTGTCGATAAATTGATTTTGACCCACGGGGATGCGGACCATGTAGGTGGAGCTATTGCTTTGTTGGAGGAAATAAGGGTAAAACAACTGATAATACCTCGTGTATCAGACAGATCAGATCTAGAGCAATCTATTATGAACATTGCCAATGAGGAGGGAATAGACATTTATTTAGCTGGAATGGGTACAGGATGGAAAACCGCAGCAGGAGATTTTTTCATTCTTAATCCAAGTGAAATCACTGGAGAGCGAAACGACCAGTCAATTGTGCTGCAGGCAGCTATTGGCGGAAAAAAGTGGCTTTTTACAGGTGACTTGGGCAATGAAGGCGAAAACTCGATAGTCAGGAAAATCAAGGACATCGACATAGACGTTTTGAAGGTTGGACATCATGGCAGCAAATATTCCAGTTCAGAACTTTTCCTGGAGAGAACAAACCCAGATTTTGCAGTCATTTCCGTAGGAGAGAAAAACAGGTATGGCCATCCTGGCAAGGAAGTCATCAGAAGGTTAGAGGAGCGTGGCACCCAGATTTTCAGGACTGATGAAGACGGCGCAATCATTTACAAGTTTAAAGGCAATTCAGGAACGTTTATGACCCAGTTTCCATAG
- a CDS encoding deoxycytidylate deaminase — protein MERKSWDEYFLDIAKEVGTRSTCPRLHVGCVIVKDKHIVSTGYNGSIHGHDHCEDVGCLINEQGRCIRTLHAEENAVLHADRGLLKGATAFVTHEPCEKCSKTLAQSGITRIVYRSAYPNKYNDLFLRDVEVVHLSK, from the coding sequence ATGGAACGAAAGAGTTGGGATGAATACTTTTTGGATATCGCAAAAGAAGTTGGGACACGCTCTACCTGCCCAAGGCTGCATGTAGGATGTGTCATTGTAAAGGACAAGCACATTGTATCAACTGGTTACAACGGCTCCATACATGGCCATGACCACTGTGAGGATGTCGGCTGCCTGATTAACGAGCAGGGAAGATGCATCCGGACCTTGCACGCAGAAGAAAATGCAGTCCTCCATGCAGACAGAGGGCTTTTAAAGGGAGCAACAGCCTTCGTAACCCACGAGCCTTGCGAAAAATGCTCCAAGACACTCGCACAGTCAGGAATCACAAGAATCGTGTACCGCAGTGCCTATCCTAACAAGTATAATGATTTGTTCTTAAGGGATGTAGAGGTTGTCCACTTATCCAAATAA
- a CDS encoding helix-hairpin-helix domain-containing protein, whose product MDWIRENKFYVIAGIAAVLFFLYTSFDKEGELTEVNEGALAMVADVEANMDEKIAVKKAIIMMADIKGAVVNPGVYEIHEGGRVVDLIERAGGLVEDADTAAINFALYVQDEMAIYVPRIGENVEAALPVKAGEAAGKGTVNLNSAQSSELQTLPGIGPAKAEAIIEYRESNGPYKSIEDLKEISGIGDKTFEKLKDLISVK is encoded by the coding sequence GTGGACTGGATCAGAGAAAACAAATTCTATGTTATTGCAGGAATAGCGGCTGTATTATTTTTTCTTTATACCTCCTTCGATAAAGAAGGGGAATTGACTGAAGTGAATGAAGGAGCTTTAGCAATGGTTGCGGATGTCGAAGCTAACATGGATGAAAAGATTGCAGTAAAAAAAGCAATAATCATGATGGCTGATATCAAAGGCGCTGTCGTTAACCCAGGTGTATATGAAATTCATGAGGGAGGAAGGGTGGTTGACCTAATCGAACGGGCAGGAGGGCTAGTGGAGGACGCCGATACGGCTGCCATCAATTTCGCGCTGTATGTTCAGGATGAAATGGCCATATATGTACCGAGAATCGGCGAGAATGTTGAAGCTGCTCTGCCGGTAAAGGCAGGGGAGGCTGCAGGGAAGGGGACAGTGAACCTGAATTCTGCTCAATCCAGTGAGCTCCAGACATTGCCGGGGATAGGTCCTGCAAAAGCAGAGGCCATAATTGAATATCGCGAATCGAACGGTCCTTACAAGTCAATCGAGGATTTAAAAGAGATCAGCGGAATAGGTGATAAAACATTCGAAAAATTGAAGGACCTGATTTCGGTAAAGTAG
- the comER gene encoding late competence protein ComER has product MKIGIIGTGNMGRILAEALIDGNAVSPSSLMITNRTLSKALEIQKIYPGLSVGKNAVEVAENADAIFVCVKPHNVLGVLETINPVLTKDKCVISITSPISVGQIESKVDCSVMRIIPSITNRALAGVSLFSFGTRCTTEWREALFTLFKKVSVPLEIEENITRVASDIVSCGPAFFSHLVQSFINAAVKETEIDQETATKLSSEMLIGLGELLSQNHYTLQTLKEKVIVKGGITGEGINVLESETGDMFEQLFQATHKKFAKELEKTEEQFGP; this is encoded by the coding sequence ATGAAAATAGGGATTATAGGCACAGGGAATATGGGGAGAATTCTCGCCGAAGCTCTCATTGATGGGAATGCCGTTTCCCCTTCTTCATTGATGATTACAAATAGGACATTATCAAAAGCTTTAGAGATTCAAAAAATATATCCAGGCTTATCAGTTGGAAAGAATGCGGTAGAAGTTGCTGAAAACGCTGATGCCATTTTCGTATGCGTGAAGCCTCATAATGTTTTGGGAGTCCTAGAGACCATTAATCCTGTACTCACAAAGGATAAATGTGTCATCTCAATAACAAGCCCAATCAGTGTTGGGCAAATTGAAAGCAAAGTGGATTGTTCTGTCATGAGGATCATTCCAAGCATTACGAACAGAGCCCTTGCTGGTGTTTCACTTTTCTCCTTTGGAACTCGATGCACAACGGAATGGAGGGAAGCATTATTTACCCTATTCAAAAAGGTATCTGTTCCACTGGAAATCGAGGAGAATATTACGAGAGTGGCATCAGATATTGTCAGCTGCGGTCCGGCTTTCTTCAGTCATCTTGTCCAGAGTTTTATCAATGCTGCTGTCAAGGAAACGGAAATTGACCAGGAAACTGCCACCAAACTATCAAGTGAGATGCTAATTGGTTTAGGGGAACTTCTGAGTCAAAATCATTATACTTTGCAAACTTTAAAGGAAAAGGTCATCGTTAAAGGCGGCATAACAGGAGAAGGAATCAATGTACTGGAAAGTGAAACGGGAGATATGTTTGAACAATTATTTCAGGCAACACACAAAAAATTCGCAAAAGAACTGGAAAAAACCGAGGAACAATTCGGTCCTTAA
- a CDS encoding class I SAM-dependent DNA methyltransferase, which yields MSYERFAYLYDELMQDVPYDEWVAIVEAYKEKFQVNGMKLLDLACGTGELSVRFSQKDFDVTGADLSTDMLSVAQAKAQVLSLPIQFFQQDMTVLDDLGEFDIVGIFCDSLNYLEDEQAVRQTFEGVYRLLKKGGLFLFDVHSVYKMEHIFADATFTWDDEEITYIWNSFKGEGAHSVEHELTFFVLDELSGKYDRVDELHFQRTYPEDSYVKWLEQAGFVSIEVTGDYTMKPPEPTAERLFFAMKKL from the coding sequence ATGTCTTACGAGCGGTTCGCTTATTTGTATGATGAGCTTATGCAGGATGTTCCCTATGACGAATGGGTTGCGATTGTAGAGGCATACAAAGAAAAATTTCAAGTGAACGGGATGAAGCTCCTCGACCTCGCTTGCGGCACCGGGGAGTTATCCGTAAGATTTTCGCAAAAAGACTTTGATGTAACCGGCGCGGATTTATCTACGGATATGCTCTCGGTAGCCCAGGCGAAAGCTCAGGTGCTATCGTTGCCAATACAATTTTTTCAGCAGGACATGACTGTGCTTGATGATTTAGGTGAATTTGATATCGTTGGCATCTTTTGTGATTCCCTAAATTATTTAGAGGATGAACAGGCAGTCCGACAGACATTCGAAGGGGTGTACCGCCTTTTAAAAAAAGGGGGCTTATTTCTGTTTGATGTCCATTCTGTTTATAAAATGGAGCACATTTTTGCAGATGCTACATTTACCTGGGATGATGAAGAAATCACTTATATATGGAATAGCTTCAAGGGGGAAGGTGCTCACAGTGTTGAACATGAGCTTACTTTCTTCGTCCTGGATGAATTATCCGGAAAATATGATCGAGTTGATGAACTGCATTTCCAGCGTACATATCCCGAGGATTCTTATGTAAAATGGTTAGAGCAGGCGGGCTTTGTGAGTATTGAGGTTACCGGGGACTACACCATGAAACCCCCAGAGCCAACAGCAGAACGGTTGTTTTTTGCTATGAAAAAGTTGTGA
- the rsfS gene encoding ribosome silencing factor, with translation MSERELLMTAVKAADDKRAEDIMVLNMKGISLIADYFIICHGNSDKQVQAIAREIREKAEEQGHNLKRMEGFDEARWVLIDIGDVVVHVFHKEERSYYNLERLWGDAPIENVQSELN, from the coding sequence ATGAGTGAACGTGAATTATTAATGACAGCGGTAAAAGCAGCGGACGATAAAAGAGCAGAAGATATTATGGTACTGAATATGAAAGGTATCTCATTGATTGCCGATTATTTCATCATCTGCCACGGGAATTCTGATAAGCAGGTTCAGGCCATTGCCCGTGAAATAAGGGAAAAAGCAGAAGAGCAGGGACATAACCTTAAGAGGATGGAAGGTTTTGACGAAGCAAGGTGGGTGCTGATCGATATCGGTGATGTTGTTGTCCATGTCTTCCACAAAGAAGAGCGAAGCTACTATAACCTTGAGCGCCTATGGGGAGATGCACCGATCGAAAATGTACAGAGTGAGCTTAATTAA